A window from Nitrosopumilus adriaticus encodes these proteins:
- a CDS encoding CBS domain-containing protein: protein MTIANKTLKELLPLTFTSTPAVSIRKENKMWVATGMLIHYLESFTDSLVVTEGDEVPIGVIGGKEIIENIFKNPTSNFFDNVTVEEIFDKNLVISSEKSTLGELLTTWKNTRRAFSIIPNHLGGYSAISGRKLLEIGANCVSDFTLSEFPKKNVVFFEKGNSIKEIIELMLKNNTRKLLLKDTNYFISDRLLIESIAKDFDFFRNVKFLERKFEESFKLEEATKVSKDMNLTEISKLMYLMPHPCVVYQDQVITPWDICMILESDRIEFMG, encoded by the coding sequence GTGACTATTGCAAATAAAACTCTAAAAGAACTTCTCCCTTTAACATTCACTTCTACTCCTGCTGTTAGCATTAGAAAAGAAAATAAAATGTGGGTTGCAACAGGTATGCTTATCCATTATTTAGAATCCTTTACTGATTCTCTTGTGGTTACTGAAGGCGATGAAGTGCCAATTGGAGTCATAGGAGGCAAAGAAATAATTGAAAATATCTTTAAAAATCCAACTTCGAATTTTTTTGATAATGTTACTGTTGAAGAAATTTTTGATAAAAATCTAGTAATTTCTTCTGAAAAATCTACTCTTGGTGAACTTCTTACTACTTGGAAGAATACACGACGTGCATTCTCTATAATTCCAAATCATCTGGGAGGATATTCTGCCATATCTGGAAGAAAACTCTTAGAAATCGGTGCAAACTGTGTATCTGATTTCACACTATCTGAATTTCCTAAAAAAAATGTGGTTTTCTTTGAAAAAGGCAACTCAATTAAAGAAATCATTGAATTGATGCTGAAAAATAATACTCGAAAATTATTGCTAAAAGATACGAATTACTTTATCAGTGATCGTCTATTAATTGAGAGCATTGCAAAGGATTTTGATTTTTTTAGAAATGTAAAATTTTTAGAAAGAAAATTCGAAGAATCATTTAAACTGGAAGAAGCTACAAAAGTTTCTAAAGATATGAATCTGACAGAAATTTCAAAGTTGATGTATCTGATGCCGCATCCATGTGTGGTTTATCAAGATCAGGTAATCACTCCATGGGATATTTGTATGATTTTAGAATCTGATAGAATAGAGTTTATGGGTTAG
- a CDS encoding NAD(P)-dependent malic enzyme, whose protein sequence is MVAKNDAISLHKKLNGKIYIESKIPKITNENLQLIYTPGVAEVCTEIFKHPKSKYELTGKGNNVAIITDGTRILGLGDIGPDAALPVMEGKAVLYRKYGKINAYPICLATKEKKKIIETIVALEPVFGAINLEDIESPKVLDISKEIAKKISIPVFHDDRHGTAVVTLAGLLNSLKIVEKKISQIKVVIAGAGSAGYCIAKLLHYAGCKNIIVLDSKGAIYRNRKVNMDEYKVELTKFTNKNEKGQLSETIKNADVFIGVSGIKDLLKPKMIKEMNQSAIIFALTNPHPEIDPNVAKKAGARIIATGSFRYENKVNNAIVFPYLMRAILDLKIQKITLEILYATALAIAGAVSDKKLSEKCIIPSINEKTLQQKITNALEKIKR, encoded by the coding sequence ATGGTAGCAAAAAATGATGCAATTTCATTGCATAAAAAACTAAATGGGAAAATATACATCGAAAGTAAAATTCCAAAGATAACAAATGAGAATCTGCAGCTAATCTACACTCCAGGAGTTGCAGAAGTATGTACGGAAATTTTCAAACATCCAAAATCAAAATATGAATTAACAGGAAAAGGAAATAATGTTGCAATAATTACAGATGGTACAAGGATTTTAGGATTAGGAGATATCGGTCCAGATGCAGCATTACCTGTAATGGAAGGAAAGGCAGTTCTCTATAGAAAATACGGTAAAATTAATGCATATCCAATATGTCTTGCAACAAAAGAGAAGAAAAAAATCATTGAAACAATAGTAGCATTAGAGCCAGTATTTGGTGCGATTAATCTTGAAGATATTGAGTCGCCCAAAGTTTTAGACATATCAAAAGAAATAGCAAAAAAGATATCCATACCAGTATTTCATGATGATCGACATGGAACCGCAGTTGTAACATTAGCAGGACTTCTAAATTCATTAAAGATCGTTGAGAAAAAAATATCTCAGATCAAAGTTGTGATAGCAGGGGCAGGGTCTGCAGGTTATTGCATTGCAAAATTACTCCATTACGCTGGATGTAAAAATATTATCGTGCTTGATTCAAAAGGTGCAATATACAGGAACAGAAAAGTAAACATGGACGAATACAAGGTAGAATTAACAAAATTTACCAATAAAAATGAGAAAGGGCAGTTATCTGAGACAATAAAAAATGCAGATGTATTTATCGGCGTATCTGGAATTAAGGATCTTCTAAAACCCAAAATGATTAAAGAGATGAATCAAAGTGCAATAATTTTTGCACTGACTAATCCTCATCCAGAGATTGATCCAAATGTTGCAAAAAAAGCGGGTGCAAGAATAATTGCAACAGGAAGTTTCAGATATGAAAACAAAGTAAACAATGCAATTGTTTTTCCTTATTTGATGAGAGCAATCCTAGATTTAAAAATACAAAAAATCACTTTGGAGATACTATATGCCACAGCATTAGCAATTGCAGGTGCAGTTTCAGATAAAAAACTCTCAGAAAAATGCATAATTCCATCAATTAATGAAAAAACACTTCAACAAAAAATCACCAATGCCCTAGAAAAAATCAAAAGATAG
- a CDS encoding arginine--tRNA ligase has protein sequence MTFKSIIDEIENNLNKILDELSISDVKFSVEPAKPGFGDVSSNVSFLLAKQLQKSPREIAQLLSEKFQNCINTLVLKSEAHPSGYLNFFADWEKLNQLILSESYLDEFGDVDIGNNSTIVVEHTSVNPNKALHIGHIRNIIIGDTISRILKKSNYQVNVLNYIDDSGLQVADIIVGFKHFGFDEESPNGKKFDHYCGDDVYVKTTEKYEQDPSLEEIRKNVLKELEDGDSETAKFADKITRKVLEGQLETCWNLGVSYDCLNFESQIIRSGLWDEIFEKLKEMSLIEFEKEGKNAGCWVIRGDDKEDDKVIVRSNGTATYIAKDIPYAAWKLGLLEDPFNYEKYEKKQPDSKDLWQTTLNKNHVMPKNFSGEKVVTVIDSRQARLQKIITSLMGKFKSVPDAYVHLGYESVTLSSETAKTLGLDTEGKQAQMSGRKGLYVNADSVYELLKDKTKEETKKRHPQMDVSEIEKIAHNVSVATLRYEMIKQDLDKIITFDLIKSLSLEGDTAPYIQYTHARASRILEKSNRNPTIDVDFSLLKEKSEIDLIKKIGFFNLQVRDAAKNLSPKVIARYCHDLAVSFNSFYEHSKVLELGDENLENSRLCLVNSFKITLEKALNLLGITAPDRM, from the coding sequence ATGACTTTCAAATCAATAATTGATGAAATTGAAAATAATCTCAACAAAATACTTGATGAACTCTCAATATCTGATGTAAAATTTTCTGTTGAACCTGCAAAACCCGGATTCGGTGATGTAAGCTCAAATGTTTCATTCTTACTTGCAAAACAACTCCAAAAAAGCCCAAGGGAAATTGCTCAATTACTATCAGAAAAGTTTCAGAATTGTATCAACACACTTGTTTTGAAATCTGAGGCACATCCATCTGGTTATCTGAATTTCTTTGCAGATTGGGAGAAACTAAATCAATTAATTTTGTCTGAATCTTATCTTGATGAATTCGGTGATGTTGATATTGGAAACAATTCAACAATTGTTGTTGAGCATACTAGTGTAAATCCTAACAAAGCTCTTCACATTGGACATATACGAAACATCATAATCGGCGATACTATATCAAGAATTTTAAAAAAATCAAATTACCAAGTTAATGTTCTAAACTATATTGATGATTCTGGATTGCAAGTAGCTGATATCATAGTTGGTTTCAAACACTTTGGATTTGATGAGGAATCTCCAAATGGAAAGAAATTCGATCATTATTGTGGTGATGATGTTTATGTCAAAACTACTGAAAAATACGAACAAGATCCTAGTCTTGAAGAAATTAGGAAAAATGTTCTAAAAGAACTTGAGGATGGGGATTCTGAAACTGCAAAATTTGCAGATAAAATTACAAGAAAAGTTTTAGAGGGTCAGCTTGAAACATGTTGGAATTTAGGAGTCTCATATGATTGTCTAAATTTTGAATCTCAAATCATTCGTTCTGGATTATGGGATGAAATATTTGAAAAACTCAAGGAAATGTCTTTAATTGAATTTGAAAAAGAAGGAAAAAATGCTGGTTGTTGGGTCATTAGAGGTGATGATAAAGAGGATGACAAGGTAATTGTCAGAAGTAATGGGACTGCAACATACATTGCAAAGGATATCCCATATGCTGCATGGAAACTGGGATTACTTGAAGATCCCTTTAACTATGAAAAATATGAAAAGAAGCAGCCTGATTCTAAAGACCTTTGGCAAACTACTTTGAACAAGAATCACGTAATGCCCAAAAATTTTTCTGGAGAAAAAGTAGTTACAGTAATTGATTCTCGTCAGGCAAGACTGCAAAAAATCATTACATCCCTTATGGGTAAATTCAAGTCAGTCCCTGATGCATATGTTCATCTTGGTTATGAGTCTGTAACTCTTAGTTCAGAAACTGCCAAGACACTTGGACTGGATACTGAAGGAAAGCAAGCTCAAATGTCTGGAAGAAAAGGATTGTATGTAAATGCAGATTCTGTATATGAGCTACTAAAAGATAAAACAAAAGAAGAAACGAAAAAGCGACATCCTCAAATGGATGTCTCAGAAATTGAAAAAATTGCTCATAATGTCTCTGTTGCAACTTTACGCTATGAAATGATAAAACAAGATTTGGACAAAATCATCACGTTTGATTTAATAAAATCTCTTAGTTTAGAGGGGGACACTGCTCCATACATCCAGTACACTCATGCTAGAGCCTCTAGAATTTTGGAGAAATCAAATCGTAATCCCACAATCGATGTAGATTTTTCTCTACTCAAAGAGAAATCTGAAATTGATTTGATTAAAAAAATTGGTTTTTTTAATTTACAAGTACGTGATGCTGCAAAAAATCTGTCTCCTAAAGTAATTGCAAGATATTGTCATGATTTGGCAGTTTCGTTCAATTCTTTTTATGAGCATTCTAAGGTTTTAGAACTTGGAGATGAAAATCTTGAAAATTCACGTTTATGTTTAGTTAATTCATTTAAAATAACCCTTGAAAAGGCATTGAATCTTTTGGGCATTACTGCTCCTGATAGAATGTAA
- a CDS encoding phosphoglycolate phosphatase, with translation MKKKTFAVDIDGTITENGGGRIHLDALDALRRLTNMGHNVIFVTGRSSIEGYLLSVFGGTTKITVGENGGCLTFDSNDHVLLGNIEECKTALKVIENNIENVKEKPVFPRMTEVVLERTFDLDVAKKILSENNIEVELSDSQYAFHINSPDVDKGTGFSKIMEKYSILRNEVIAIGDSATDIPLFKIAKTSIALGNASDLVKSEATMTVNANAGDGVIEALDKLAPKLSEI, from the coding sequence GTGAAAAAGAAGACCTTTGCAGTGGATATTGATGGAACAATTACTGAAAATGGTGGAGGGCGAATCCATTTAGATGCTCTTGATGCACTTAGACGTTTGACCAATATGGGACACAATGTGATCTTTGTTACGGGTAGATCGTCAATTGAGGGGTATTTACTTTCAGTATTTGGCGGTACCACAAAAATTACTGTTGGCGAAAATGGTGGATGCCTTACTTTTGATTCAAATGATCATGTTTTGTTGGGAAACATTGAAGAATGTAAAACCGCCTTAAAAGTAATAGAAAATAATATTGAAAATGTTAAAGAAAAACCCGTTTTTCCTAGAATGACTGAGGTTGTTTTGGAGAGAACATTTGATTTAGATGTTGCAAAAAAAATACTCTCTGAAAATAATATTGAAGTTGAATTATCTGATAGTCAATACGCCTTTCACATAAATTCACCAGATGTTGACAAAGGTACTGGATTTTCAAAAATTATGGAAAAATATTCTATCCTACGAAATGAAGTCATAGCAATTGGTGATAGTGCAACAGACATTCCTTTATTCAAAATAGCTAAAACTAGTATTGCTCTAGGAAATGCATCTGATCTAGTAAAATCTGAGGCTACAATGACTGTAAATGCTAATGCAGGAGATGGAGTAATTGAGGCATTAGATAAATTAGCACCTAAATTATCTGAGATATAG